One window of the Sphingomonas crocodyli genome contains the following:
- a CDS encoding ShlB/FhaC/HecB family hemolysin secretion/activation protein — protein MTNRFVAGRALANAARAAVILGLATPAMAQVAPPPVAPAGSVPQQDQLDLPKPQSAAPASRATVDSRKVQAAPCPLADSDVLVSISQVEFTGPNGGALPEGFGALLAGIAASPPSGEQKVAVVCEIRDRAAAVLRKEGYVASVQIPPQRIENGQLRLEVVAAHITEVRVRGDAGRYRRTLAARIEKLKALNPLNEHDAERILLLAADVPGLEVQLTLRPAGTEPGAVIGDLTIAARRATVLANVQNYGSHQLGRITMYGRTDLYGLTGLSDVTSIGGQVTGDLQEQRVLQAVHQMGLGNDGITMSLNGTYAWSRPDLGTLDLRAESAIAGIEFNAPIVRSVRKSLFVGAGVDISEQRTRVFGGNNAAGNASSSPLNRDRIRVAFLRLTGIRRTPTLDGGDAFYLAGRLEVRKGLDILGATKMGLQTGGGYLPSRIEGSATAWVVQGDLDAAVQVTPALSFAGSARGQWANDPLLNYDEYSIGNLTIGRGYDPGANSGDRAIGVRGEARVRWFNTPRLRVETFGFYDHVWLWNLDSSAIEDNRKLGSYGGGVRVSLPGMATLDVMYAKPTDPPLLLPGVKKASDRLMLSLTARFNSGGK, from the coding sequence ATGACAAATCGATTCGTGGCGGGCCGCGCGCTCGCCAATGCCGCGCGTGCAGCCGTCATTCTTGGCCTTGCTACCCCCGCTATGGCGCAGGTCGCTCCGCCTCCCGTCGCGCCCGCTGGCTCCGTGCCGCAACAGGATCAGCTCGATCTTCCCAAGCCCCAAAGCGCGGCCCCCGCATCGCGTGCCACGGTCGACAGCCGCAAGGTGCAGGCGGCGCCGTGCCCGCTGGCGGATTCGGATGTGCTGGTGTCGATCAGCCAGGTCGAGTTTACGGGCCCCAATGGCGGCGCGCTGCCCGAAGGGTTCGGCGCGCTGCTGGCTGGCATCGCCGCCAGCCCGCCGTCGGGCGAGCAGAAGGTCGCCGTGGTCTGCGAGATCCGCGATCGTGCCGCCGCCGTGCTGCGCAAGGAAGGCTATGTCGCCTCGGTCCAGATTCCGCCGCAGCGGATCGAGAACGGGCAGTTGCGCCTCGAAGTCGTCGCCGCGCATATCACCGAGGTTCGCGTGCGCGGCGATGCCGGCCGCTATCGTCGCACGCTGGCCGCGCGCATCGAGAAATTGAAGGCGCTCAATCCGCTCAACGAGCATGATGCCGAACGCATCCTGCTGCTCGCCGCCGACGTGCCGGGGCTCGAGGTGCAGCTCACCCTGCGCCCCGCGGGGACCGAGCCGGGCGCCGTCATCGGCGACCTGACGATCGCCGCGCGCCGCGCGACCGTGCTCGCGAACGTCCAGAATTACGGTTCGCACCAGCTGGGCCGCATCACGATGTACGGCCGCACCGATCTCTACGGCCTCACCGGCCTGTCGGACGTGACGTCGATCGGAGGGCAGGTGACGGGCGATCTGCAGGAGCAGCGCGTGCTGCAGGCCGTCCACCAGATGGGCCTTGGCAATGACGGCATCACGATGTCGCTCAACGGCACCTATGCCTGGTCGCGCCCCGATCTCGGCACGCTCGATCTGCGTGCGGAATCGGCGATTGCAGGGATCGAGTTCAACGCGCCGATCGTGCGCAGCGTGCGCAAGAGCCTGTTCGTCGGTGCCGGCGTCGACATCAGCGAGCAGCGCACCCGCGTCTTCGGCGGCAACAATGCCGCGGGCAATGCCAGCAGCAGCCCGCTGAACCGCGATCGCATCCGCGTCGCCTTCCTGCGGCTGACCGGCATCCGCCGCACGCCGACGCTCGACGGCGGCGACGCCTTCTACCTCGCGGGCCGGCTGGAGGTCCGCAAGGGGCTCGACATCCTGGGCGCGACCAAGATGGGGCTGCAGACCGGTGGCGGCTATCTGCCCTCGCGGATCGAGGGCAGCGCGACCGCGTGGGTGGTGCAGGGCGATCTCGACGCGGCGGTGCAGGTGACGCCCGCTCTGTCCTTCGCCGGTTCGGCGCGCGGGCAGTGGGCGAACGATCCGCTGCTCAACTATGACGAATATTCGATCGGCAATCTGACGATCGGCCGTGGCTACGATCCGGGCGCGAACAGCGGCGATCGCGCGATCGGCGTGCGCGGCGAGGCGCGCGTGCGCTGGTTCAACACGCCGCGCCTGCGGGTGGAGACGTTCGGCTTCTACGACCATGTCTGGCTGTGGAACCTCGACAGCTCCGCGATCGAGGATAATCGCAAGCTCGGTTCCTATGGCGGCGGCGTGCGCGTCTCGCTGCCCGGCATGGCGACGCTCGACGTCATGTACGCCAAGCCCACCGATCCGCCTTTGCTGTTGCCGGGGGTGAAGAAGGCGTCCGATCGCCTGATGCTGTCGCTGACGGCGCGCTTCAATTCGGGGGGCAAGTGA
- a CDS encoding YbaK/EbsC family protein, which yields MSAESVRAFLAEHAPDAEIIDQGASTATVEEAAATLGVEPGRIAKTLSVRVGDRVVLVVARGDARLDNRKVKDALGGRPRMLGAEEVMALTGHPVGGVCPFGLATPLAVYCDHSLRDFDEVFPAAGSRTSSVRITPDRLAAVTGATWADLCRPPEIESGEGLPPT from the coding sequence ATGAGCGCCGAATCCGTCCGCGCGTTTCTGGCCGAACATGCGCCCGATGCCGAGATCATCGATCAGGGCGCCAGCACCGCAACCGTCGAAGAGGCAGCCGCCACTTTGGGCGTCGAGCCGGGGCGGATCGCCAAGACATTGTCGGTGCGCGTGGGCGACCGGGTCGTGCTGGTGGTCGCGCGCGGTGATGCGCGGCTCGACAATCGCAAGGTCAAGGATGCGCTGGGCGGCCGCCCGCGCATGCTGGGCGCGGAGGAGGTGATGGCGCTGACCGGCCATCCGGTTGGCGGAGTCTGCCCGTTTGGTCTGGCGACTCCGCTCGCGGTCTATTGCGATCATTCGCTGCGCGATTTCGACGAGGTTTTCCCCGCCGCCGGATCGCGCACCAGCTCCGTCCGGATCACGCCGGATCGTCTTGCCGCCGTCACGGGCGCGACCTGGGCGGATCTTTGCCGTCCGCCCGAAATCGAGTCCGGCGAGGGCCTGCCCCCCACATAG
- the rutA gene encoding pyrimidine utilization protein A: MQVGVFVPINNNGWLISTTSPQYKPSFDLNKEIAVRAERHGLDFLLSMIKLRGFGGKSEFWEYGLESFTLMAGLAAVTERIKIFATCPTLVIPPAFAARMCNTIDSISHGRFGLNLITGWQPPEYTQMGVWPGDEHFRNRYKMLDEYAGILRELWETGVSDFKGTYYQMDDCRVRPQPTGDMKIICAGSSDEGLAFSAKWADYAFCLGKGVNTPTAFASNNERLAAATAKTGRDVSIFVLVMIIAAETDEEAFAKWKHYNDGIDLDAIDWLADQGAKDTHNTTTNVRQLAAPEGAININMGTLIGSYENIARMLDEMAEVPNTGGVLLTFDDFVEGVEAFGTRIQPLMKCRQNVATA, translated from the coding sequence ATGCAGGTCGGTGTCTTCGTTCCCATCAACAACAATGGCTGGCTGATCTCGACGACGTCGCCGCAGTACAAGCCGAGCTTCGATCTGAACAAGGAGATCGCGGTCCGCGCGGAAAGGCACGGGCTCGATTTCCTGCTGTCGATGATCAAACTGCGCGGCTTCGGCGGCAAATCCGAATTCTGGGAATATGGTCTCGAAAGCTTCACGCTGATGGCGGGCCTCGCCGCGGTGACGGAGCGGATCAAGATCTTCGCGACCTGCCCGACGTTGGTGATCCCGCCGGCCTTCGCCGCGCGGATGTGCAACACGATCGATTCGATCAGCCACGGCCGCTTCGGGCTGAACCTGATCACCGGCTGGCAGCCGCCCGAATATACGCAGATGGGGGTGTGGCCCGGCGACGAGCATTTCAGGAACCGGTACAAGATGCTCGACGAATATGCCGGCATCCTGCGCGAGCTGTGGGAGACCGGCGTCTCCGATTTCAAGGGCACCTATTATCAGATGGACGATTGCCGCGTCCGGCCGCAGCCGACCGGCGACATGAAGATCATCTGCGCGGGGAGTTCGGACGAAGGGCTCGCCTTCTCGGCCAAGTGGGCGGACTATGCCTTCTGCCTGGGCAAGGGCGTCAACACGCCGACCGCCTTCGCCTCCAACAACGAACGGCTGGCGGCGGCGACCGCGAAGACGGGGCGCGACGTTTCGATCTTCGTGCTGGTGATGATCATCGCGGCCGAGACGGACGAGGAGGCCTTCGCCAAGTGGAAGCATTATAATGACGGCATCGATCTCGATGCGATCGACTGGCTCGCCGATCAGGGCGCGAAGGACACGCACAATACGACGACTAACGTCCGCCAGCTTGCCGCCCCCGAGGGCGCGATCAACATCAACATGGGCACGCTGATCGGCAGCTACGAAAATATCGCGCGGATGCTCGATGAAATGGCCGAGGTGCCGAATACGGGCGGGGTGCTGCTGACCTTCGACGATTTCGTCGAAGGGGTCGAGGCGTTCGGCACGCGCATTCAGCCGCTGATGAAGTGCCGGCAAAACGTGGCGACCGCATGA
- the rutD gene encoding pyrimidine utilization protein D has protein sequence MSVSGGLHWEAFGQPGAEPLILSAGLGGSGGYWAPNIAALARDYRVIVYDHRGTGKSDRTLEGPVSVDTMADDVIGLMDALGIEKAHFMGHAAGGVAGLALALKAPQRLCRLVVVNGWSKLDPHFARCFDIRLEILRNGGPRAYLRAQPLFLYPAEWISRNLGLLDDELEQHLASFQGADNLSKRIAALRLFNIDARLGEIGVPTLALAAEDDMLVPASCSQRIANGIRGARLTLLPKGGHACNVTVPERFDDIVLRWLKAFD, from the coding sequence ATGAGCGTTTCCGGGGGGCTTCACTGGGAAGCATTTGGGCAGCCGGGGGCGGAGCCGCTGATCCTGTCGGCGGGGCTGGGCGGATCGGGCGGTTACTGGGCGCCGAACATCGCCGCGCTCGCGCGCGATTATCGTGTGATCGTCTATGATCATCGCGGCACCGGCAAATCGGATCGCACGCTCGAGGGGCCGGTCAGCGTCGATACGATGGCCGACGACGTGATCGGGCTGATGGACGCGCTGGGGATCGAAAAGGCGCATTTCATGGGCCACGCGGCGGGCGGGGTCGCGGGGCTGGCGCTCGCGCTCAAGGCGCCGCAGCGATTGTGCCGGCTGGTGGTCGTCAACGGTTGGTCGAAGCTCGATCCGCATTTCGCGCGCTGCTTCGACATCCGCCTCGAAATCCTGCGCAACGGCGGGCCGCGTGCCTATCTGCGCGCGCAGCCTCTGTTCCTCTATCCGGCCGAGTGGATCTCGCGAAACCTGGGCCTGCTCGACGATGAACTGGAACAGCATCTCGCCAGCTTCCAGGGCGCGGACAATCTGTCGAAGCGGATCGCGGCATTACGCCTGTTCAACATCGATGCGCGGCTGGGCGAGATCGGCGTGCCCACGCTCGCGCTCGCGGCGGAGGACGATATGCTGGTGCCCGCCAGCTGTTCGCAGCGTATCGCCAACGGCATTCGCGGCGCGCGGCTTACCCTGTTGCCCAAGGGCGGCCATGCCTGCAACGTCACCGTGCCGGAACGGTTCGACGATATCGTGCTACGCTGGCTGAAGGCGTTTGATTGA
- the rutC gene encoding pyrimidine utilization protein C, giving the protein MPFEPINPPQFPTPIAPYSSGAKAGNTLYVSGMLALGEGGVVLHIGDAAAQTRHVLDAIKTTVEAAGGSMADVAFNHIFLKDFADYPAMNAVYAEYFPGAKPARYCIKADLVKPDCLVEIASVAHLPA; this is encoded by the coding sequence GTGCCGTTCGAGCCGATCAATCCGCCCCAATTCCCCACCCCGATCGCGCCTTATTCGAGCGGCGCAAAGGCGGGGAACACGCTCTACGTCTCGGGCATGCTCGCGTTGGGCGAGGGCGGGGTGGTGCTGCATATCGGCGATGCGGCGGCGCAGACGCGGCATGTGCTGGACGCGATTAAGACGACGGTGGAGGCGGCGGGCGGCAGCATGGCCGATGTCGCGTTCAACCACATCTTCCTGAAGGACTTTGCCGATTATCCTGCGATGAACGCGGTCTATGCCGAATATTTTCCGGGCGCGAAGCCCGCGCGCTACTGCATCAAGGCCGATCTGGTGAAACCTGATTGCCTGGTCGAGATCGCCAGCGTGGCGCACCTGCCCGCATGA
- the rutB gene encoding pyrimidine utilization protein B produces the protein MSVEPGIVDRGVADGPRTVTLPARPEGLRISADDTAVVVIDMQNAYATEGGYVDLAGFDIAGAAGVIGKIGTVLDTARAAGVPVIFLQNGWDADYVEAGTPQSPNYHKSNALKTMRAQPELKGKLLARGGWDYELVDALTPKPGDIRVHKTRYSAFFNSQLDSILRSRGIRNIVFVGIATNVCVESTLRDGFHLEYFGIMLEDATHHLGPPMMQEATVYNVEKFFGWVSTVADFCGTFGQIEKA, from the coding sequence ATGAGCGTTGAGCCGGGCATTGTCGATCGGGGCGTCGCGGATGGGCCGCGCACCGTCACCCTGCCCGCCCGGCCCGAAGGGCTGCGGATCAGCGCCGACGATACCGCCGTCGTCGTGATCGACATGCAGAATGCCTATGCGACGGAGGGCGGCTATGTCGATCTCGCGGGCTTCGACATTGCGGGCGCGGCCGGGGTGATCGGGAAGATCGGCACCGTCCTCGATACCGCGCGGGCGGCGGGGGTGCCGGTGATCTTCCTGCAGAACGGCTGGGACGCCGATTATGTCGAGGCGGGGACGCCGCAATCGCCCAACTATCACAAATCGAACGCGCTCAAGACGATGCGCGCGCAGCCCGAACTCAAGGGGAAATTGCTGGCGCGTGGCGGCTGGGATTATGAACTGGTCGACGCGCTGACGCCCAAGCCCGGCGACATCCGCGTCCACAAGACCCGGTACAGCGCCTTCTTCAATTCGCAGCTCGACAGCATCCTGCGCTCGCGCGGCATCCGCAACATCGTCTTCGTCGGGATCGCGACCAACGTCTGCGTCGAAAGCACGCTGCGCGACGGCTTCCACCTCGAATATTTCGGGATCATGCTGGAGGACGCGACCCACCATCTCGGCCCGCCGATGATGCAGGAAGCGACCGTCTACAATGTCGAGAAATTCTTCGGCTGGGTTTCGACCGTGGCCGATTTCTGCGGCACCTTCGGGCAGATCGAGAAAGCCTGA
- the deoA gene encoding thymidine phosphorylase, giving the protein MSPITDIIRRKRDGHALTADEIGLVVRRLADGSLPREQAAALAMAIFLNDMDARETAALTAAMARSGTMIDWTGRLSGPVLDKHSTGGVGDKVSLMLAPIIAACGGFVPMIAGRGLGHTGGTIDKLQSIPGYDPFAGIHRFQQVVADVGCSIVGQTDDLAPADRMMYAIRDVTATIESTPLITGSILSKKLAAGLGGLVMDIKAGSGAFMSDDEEARALGNAIIASAREAGLPARALVTDMDETLGHAAGNALEVMEAVAYLRGDIREARLHGVTVALCAEMLVIGGLATDIADAEAKVEAVLANGAAAERFSKMIAALGGSADLLDRPETHLAAAPVIRPVPAPVSGWLAKVDGKAVGEAIIDLGGGRRRVDDVVDPRTGFADVVAIGTRFDAGDPVAIVHAGDEDAADRAVEAYLAACTFDDARPADRPLVRMVLGR; this is encoded by the coding sequence ATTTCCCCGATTACCGACATTATTCGACGAAAGCGTGACGGCCATGCGCTGACCGCTGACGAGATCGGACTGGTGGTCCGCCGCCTGGCCGATGGGTCGCTGCCGCGCGAGCAGGCGGCGGCGCTGGCGATGGCGATCTTCCTGAACGATATGGACGCGCGCGAGACGGCGGCATTGACCGCCGCGATGGCGCGATCGGGAACGATGATCGACTGGACGGGGCGACTCTCCGGCCCGGTGCTCGACAAGCATTCGACCGGCGGGGTGGGCGACAAGGTCAGCCTGATGCTCGCCCCGATCATCGCGGCCTGCGGTGGCTTCGTGCCGATGATCGCGGGGCGCGGCCTCGGCCATACCGGCGGCACGATCGACAAGCTGCAGAGCATCCCCGGCTACGATCCGTTCGCCGGCATCCATCGTTTCCAGCAGGTGGTGGCCGATGTCGGCTGTTCGATCGTCGGGCAGACCGATGATCTCGCCCCCGCGGATCGTATGATGTATGCGATCCGCGACGTCACCGCGACGATCGAGTCCACGCCGCTCATCACCGGATCGATCCTGTCGAAAAAGCTTGCGGCCGGGCTGGGTGGCCTCGTCATGGACATCAAGGCGGGCAGCGGCGCGTTCATGTCCGACGATGAAGAGGCGCGGGCGCTGGGCAATGCGATCATCGCCAGCGCGCGTGAGGCAGGACTGCCAGCGCGCGCACTCGTTACCGATATGGACGAGACGCTGGGCCATGCCGCGGGCAACGCGCTCGAGGTGATGGAGGCGGTCGCCTATCTGCGCGGCGACATCCGCGAGGCGCGGTTGCACGGGGTGACGGTGGCGTTGTGCGCCGAAATGCTCGTGATCGGCGGCCTTGCGACGGACATTGCGGATGCCGAGGCGAAGGTCGAAGCGGTGCTGGCCAACGGCGCGGCGGCCGAGCGTTTCTCAAAAATGATCGCGGCGCTGGGCGGGTCGGCCGACCTGCTCGATCGGCCCGAGACGCATCTGGCGGCCGCGCCCGTCATACGGCCCGTTCCGGCGCCCGTATCCGGTTGGCTCGCGAAGGTCGATGGCAAGGCGGTGGGCGAGGCGATCATCGATCTGGGCGGCGGGCGGCGGCGCGTCGACGATGTCGTCGATCCGCGCACCGGCTTTGCCGATGTGGTCGCGATCGGCACGCGGTTCGACGCGGGCGATCCGGTCGCGATCGTCCACGCGGGTGACGAGGATGCGGCCGATCGCGCGGTGGAGGCCTATCTGGCCGCCTGCACGTTCGACGATGCGCGCCCGGCCGATCGCCCGCTGGTGCGGATGGTGTTGGGGCGCTGA
- a CDS encoding amidase — MIRWGLALTLLAAPAAALAIDIVEQPIDALAAEMAAGRTSAVALVKAYQARIAKIDSKLHAVIAVDPDALAQARTLDAERKAGRVRGPLHGVPILIKDNIESAGTLPTTAGSIALAHNVTGRDAPVVARLRAAGAIILGKTNLSEWANFRSLKSTSGWSAVGGLTHNPYALDRNPCGSSAGSGAAAAASLAAATIGTETDGSIVCPSSLNGLVGLKPTVGLVSRTHIIPISARQDTAGPMGRSVRDVALLLGAMAGSDAADPATTQSDAHKIDYAAALDAGALKGKRIGVMRFAAGFHPAVDALFDNAIADLKKGGAEIVEIPAFDLRPIRAITRDLLSAEFKEGINAYLASTDPSEVPSRNLTALIAFNKAHADAEMPWFGQEIFGFAEAAKPVTDPAVQKDAATATRLAGVEGIDAMLAKDRLDALIAPTNPPAWPSDLVNGGGASGGGASTLPAVAGYPHLTVPMGPVKGLPVGLSFIGPAWSEAKLLAIGYAYEQATHRREPPRYLASVP; from the coding sequence ATGATTCGCTGGGGTCTGGCTCTGACATTGCTGGCGGCGCCCGCCGCCGCACTGGCGATCGATATCGTCGAGCAGCCGATCGATGCCCTAGCGGCGGAGATGGCGGCGGGCCGCACCAGCGCCGTCGCGCTCGTCAAAGCCTATCAAGCGCGCATCGCCAAGATCGATTCGAAGCTCCACGCCGTCATCGCCGTCGATCCCGACGCGCTGGCGCAGGCCCGCACGCTCGATGCCGAACGCAAGGCCGGCAGGGTGCGCGGCCCGCTCCACGGCGTGCCGATCCTGATCAAGGACAATATCGAAAGCGCGGGCACACTGCCGACCACCGCCGGATCGATCGCGCTGGCGCACAATGTCACCGGCCGTGACGCGCCTGTGGTGGCGCGGCTGCGCGCGGCGGGCGCAATCATATTGGGCAAGACCAACCTGTCCGAATGGGCGAACTTCCGATCGCTCAAGTCGACGAGCGGGTGGAGCGCGGTCGGCGGCCTTACCCACAACCCATACGCGCTCGATCGCAATCCGTGCGGATCGAGCGCGGGCAGCGGCGCGGCGGCGGCCGCCAGCCTCGCCGCCGCGACGATCGGCACCGAAACCGACGGATCGATCGTCTGCCCTTCCTCGCTCAACGGCCTCGTCGGATTGAAGCCGACCGTTGGCCTCGTCTCGCGCACCCACATCATCCCGATCTCCGCGCGACAGGATACGGCCGGGCCGATGGGCCGATCGGTGCGCGACGTCGCGCTGCTGCTCGGCGCGATGGCCGGTAGCGACGCGGCCGATCCCGCAACCACGCAGTCCGATGCGCACAAGATCGATTATGCCGCCGCGCTCGATGCCGGCGCATTGAAGGGCAAGCGGATCGGGGTGATGCGCTTCGCCGCCGGCTTCCACCCCGCGGTCGACGCGCTGTTCGACAACGCGATCGCCGACCTCAAAAAGGGCGGCGCGGAGATCGTGGAGATTCCGGCCTTCGACCTGCGGCCGATCCGCGCCATCACGCGCGACCTGCTGTCGGCCGAGTTCAAGGAGGGGATCAATGCCTATTTGGCGTCGACCGACCCCAGCGAGGTGCCGAGCCGCAATCTCACCGCCTTGATCGCGTTCAACAAGGCGCATGCCGACGCTGAAATGCCGTGGTTCGGGCAGGAAATCTTCGGCTTTGCCGAAGCCGCCAAACCCGTCACCGACCCCGCCGTCCAGAAGGACGCCGCGACCGCGACGCGGCTTGCCGGTGTCGAGGGGATCGATGCGATGCTGGCGAAAGACAGGCTCGACGCGCTGATCGCCCCCACCAATCCGCCGGCCTGGCCAAGCGACCTCGTCAACGGCGGCGGCGCGAGCGGTGGCGGCGCCTCCACCCTGCCCGCGGTCGCCGGCTATCCGCACCTGACCGTGCCGATGGGGCCTGTGAAGGGGCTGCCGGTCGGCCTTTCCTTCATCGGCCCGGCCTGGTCGGAGGCGAAGTTGCTGGCGATCGGTTACGCCTATGAGCAGGCCACCCACCGGCGCGAACCGCCCCGCTATCTCGCGTCGGTGCCTTAG
- a CDS encoding DUF1501 domain-containing protein — MMIRRQFLRFSAIGAGALLVAPRLALAAAQTDRRFLFVIQRGAADGLNTVIPYADPAYAQLRGALAIDPTTATKLDAQFALHPSLVEIGKMHGAGQALFVHAVASPYRERSHFDAQNVLETGGTAPYRLRDGWLNRLTGMMTAQKEEAIAFAPTVPMALRGPADVTSYAPSALPQATDDLLARVGDLYTEDAQLDPLWRSAMATRGMAGENGPKQDPASLGKLAAGFLAKPDGPRIAMIETGGWDTHSGQAGRLAAQLKALDVMLANLRDGLGPVWNDTVVLVATEFGRTAAANGTGGTDHGTGSAAMLIGGAVKGGRVVADWPGLAQANLLDGRDLKPTAQLDALIAGAAGETFGIDPPRVARTLFADAVPRPMTGLVRT; from the coding sequence ATGATGATCCGCCGCCAGTTCCTGCGCTTCTCCGCCATCGGTGCCGGCGCATTGCTCGTCGCGCCGCGCCTCGCGCTCGCGGCGGCGCAGACCGATCGCCGCTTCCTGTTCGTGATCCAGCGCGGGGCGGCGGACGGGCTCAACACCGTCATTCCCTATGCGGATCCGGCCTATGCCCAATTGCGCGGCGCGCTGGCGATCGATCCGACGACCGCGACCAAGCTCGACGCGCAGTTCGCGTTGCATCCGTCGCTGGTCGAGATCGGCAAGATGCACGGCGCGGGGCAGGCATTGTTCGTCCATGCGGTCGCCTCGCCCTATCGCGAGCGATCGCATTTCGATGCGCAGAACGTGCTCGAGACCGGCGGCACCGCGCCCTATCGTCTGCGCGATGGCTGGCTCAACCGGCTGACCGGCATGATGACGGCGCAGAAGGAGGAGGCGATTGCCTTTGCGCCGACCGTGCCGATGGCGCTGCGCGGCCCCGCCGACGTCACCAGCTACGCGCCTTCCGCGCTGCCGCAGGCGACCGACGATCTGCTCGCGCGCGTCGGCGATCTCTACACCGAAGATGCGCAGCTCGATCCGCTCTGGCGATCGGCGATGGCGACGCGCGGCATGGCGGGCGAGAATGGTCCGAAGCAGGATCCCGCGAGCCTCGGCAAGCTGGCGGCCGGCTTCCTCGCCAAGCCCGATGGCCCGCGCATCGCGATGATCGAGACGGGCGGGTGGGATACGCATAGCGGGCAGGCCGGGCGACTGGCGGCGCAGTTGAAGGCGCTGGATGTAATGCTGGCGAACCTGCGCGACGGGCTGGGGCCGGTGTGGAACGATACGGTCGTGCTGGTCGCGACCGAGTTCGGGCGGACGGCTGCGGCGAACGGGACGGGCGGCACCGATCATGGCACCGGATCGGCGGCGATGCTGATCGGTGGTGCGGTGAAGGGCGGGCGCGTCGTTGCCGACTGGCCGGGGCTGGCGCAGGCCAACCTGCTCGATGGCCGCGATCTGAAGCCGACCGCGCAGCTCGACGCCCTGATCGCGGGCGCGGCGGGCGAGACCTTCGGGATCGATCCGCCCCGCGTCGCGCGCACTCTGTTTGCCGATGCTGTGCCCAGGCCAATGACGGGGCTGGTGCGAACCTAA
- a CDS encoding DUF1800 domain-containing protein: protein MSESAIALNRFGIGARPDDPAPTNPKRWLIDQFDRYEPRPAVWAALPPIAQLADDYAQVRMEVRQAPKDDPAKKDARKEMRRDARQNYQDAVNARAASALTAAAPFVERLVWFWANHFAVSADKATVVPFAGNFEAEAIRPHVLGRFEDLLLAAERHAAMMLYLDQAQSIGPDSIMARRAAMNNPGRQRGLNENLAREIMELHTLGVRTGYSQADVTEFARALTGWSVGGLGRGGGRPGGPNQGDPGEYLFRPGLHEPGARTIMGRSYTQVGEAQAEAILHDLAVAPATARHIATKLARHFVADDPPPALVDRLSAAFLQSGGDLPKVYRVLIDAPEAWAAGASKFKTPWEWSISAMRGIGMREIGQMQVAPMLNQLGQPVWRPGSPAGFDDVAASWAAPDALVRRVEVAQRFAQRVGDRLDARKLGATLMPGTIAPATEQAIGRAESPVTGLALLLVSPEFQRR, encoded by the coding sequence ATGTCCGAATCCGCTATCGCCCTGAACCGCTTCGGTATCGGCGCACGGCCTGACGATCCGGCCCCGACCAATCCGAAACGCTGGCTGATCGACCAGTTCGATCGCTACGAACCGCGCCCGGCCGTGTGGGCCGCATTGCCGCCGATCGCCCAGCTTGCCGATGATTATGCGCAGGTGCGCATGGAGGTGCGGCAGGCGCCCAAGGACGATCCCGCCAAGAAGGATGCGCGCAAGGAGATGCGCCGCGACGCGCGGCAGAACTATCAGGATGCGGTCAATGCGCGCGCAGCCTCCGCGCTGACGGCGGCGGCGCCGTTCGTCGAGCGGCTCGTCTGGTTCTGGGCGAACCATTTCGCGGTGTCGGCCGACAAGGCGACCGTCGTCCCCTTCGCAGGCAATTTCGAGGCGGAGGCGATCCGCCCGCATGTTCTGGGCCGGTTCGAAGACCTGCTGCTCGCCGCCGAACGGCATGCGGCGATGATGCTCTACCTGGATCAGGCGCAGTCGATCGGGCCGGACAGCATAATGGCGCGGCGGGCGGCGATGAACAATCCGGGGCGGCAGCGCGGCCTGAACGAAAATCTGGCGCGCGAGATTATGGAGCTGCACACGCTGGGCGTCCGCACCGGCTATTCGCAGGCCGACGTGACCGAGTTCGCCCGCGCGCTGACCGGATGGAGCGTCGGCGGGCTGGGGCGCGGCGGCGGACGGCCGGGCGGCCCCAATCAGGGCGATCCCGGCGAATATCTGTTCCGCCCCGGTCTCCACGAACCCGGTGCGCGCACTATCATGGGGCGCAGCTACACCCAGGTGGGCGAGGCGCAGGCTGAGGCGATCCTGCATGATCTGGCCGTCGCGCCGGCCACCGCGCGGCATATTGCGACCAAGCTGGCGCGGCATTTCGTGGCCGACGATCCGCCGCCTGCGCTGGTCGATCGGCTGTCGGCGGCTTTCCTGCAGAGCGGCGGCGATCTGCCCAAGGTCTATCGCGTGCTGATCGATGCGCCCGAGGCTTGGGCGGCGGGCGCATCGAAGTTCAAGACGCCGTGGGAATGGAGCATCTCCGCGATGCGCGGGATCGGGATGCGCGAGATCGGGCAGATGCAGGTCGCGCCCATGCTCAACCAACTCGGTCAGCCGGTCTGGCGCCCCGGATCGCCGGCGGGCTTCGACGATGTCGCCGCCAGCTGGGCCGCGCCCGACGCGCTCGTCCGTCGGGTTGAGGTGGCGCAGCGTTTCGCGCAACGCGTCGGCGACCGGCTCGATGCGCGCAAGCTGGGCGCGACATTGATGCCCGGTACGATTGCGCCTGCGACCGAACAGGCGATCGGCCGCGCCGAAAGCCCGGTGACCGGTCTTGCGCTGCTGCTCGTCTCGCCCGAATTTCAAAGGAGGTGA